One Etheostoma cragini isolate CJK2018 chromosome 6, CSU_Ecrag_1.0, whole genome shotgun sequence DNA window includes the following coding sequences:
- the tex10 gene encoding testis-expressed protein 10 homolog, translating into MKSKKKKRQDDFQKVKLKVGKTKPKADNATNTNFRSKGINLTDQLKRDSSGPTTHRHLGINDLLSQLHHYSPNVKHSALLGLRELLSVNPSLLEQHLSRLLSEVAAVFTDKDGNVRVAATRVLRFIAQSVPAERVAPFFPLLSAHLTCAMTHIETGIQEDAMKVLDVLLEHYPALLSARPAVLLTNFLELISHRQSSGGAKKAQDAKGRTWALSVNPSRAVTSQQWRLSVLLRLGRFLQAVVEERPVESDIFIPTEGVFGSSGDGRLTPLYLSWEELTYSKVGVKVYEHSGAKPTPQSTFRLKPDVDPGPAVGESLDSAEAVQSFAATLVPLLLEVWVEATTSDSPWNPTEGAHLLTPDAMSVMFQVLSILQLLRKLAPQQEHQEALDTWFYKEYLGDFKQHFIKNFPYGTRDTPKHKKKVDLKRSKQTAAVPGLTVEPLALNITLCQVMVSLSQRQGLSRETDGDWLTPLRTFVRDTLGSGVKLSYRQLHMLLGTVWKMVLTQRSKTVTEELLAAVYIYYKQRNLNLQTRSLLLSFYSKLYLQEQGHAHIARSKVLCRWLASLPVQLSQLGHRNPALSEQLILSIQAAASRRHKDLLNSLNTHACRLYDPQEGVVVLLPAESQQRMVQLLYFLPEMSQSLLANLSCCCTTGRFSAGLAASLIRIVHLRSSLSGWSVGSQEAALQDVDYISFLFSTLTGFSSDKLASMQEADDESVLPPSPLSPLSIYPTPLEHFTHHWDVVEEVCHCLETLGSKSQCFDILQNGICKHLTKLGVVPDSMAAGLLRAVSRLLDLSVLPIEPVLRFLSLCCLSLLALLITLEQEIPAETNHKREAIWGACVSALSNIPRLLRMVLQLMRVGDLSEEELPQLGQILSMLLQHTPLHSQLMANTALLQEIIQHITRYSRGATREQWLTDLLYCYSVTVAHGSSARRGNLSLRDMY; encoded by the exons ATGAAgtccaagaagaagaagagacaagACGACTTCCAGAAGGTGAAATTAAAGGTGGGAAAGACAAAGCCCAAAGCTGATAATGCCACCAACACCAACTTCCGCTCAAAGGGAATCAATCTAACCGATCAGCTGAAGAGAGACTCAAGTGgccccaccacacacagacacctggGTATCAAT GACCTCCTGTCTCAGCTCCACCATTACAGTCCCAATGTGAAACATAGTGCCTTGTTGGGTTTGAGAGAGTTGCTGTCCGTTAACCCCTCTCTGTTAGAGCAGCATCTCTCTCGCCTGCTTTCTGAAGTGGCAGCTGTTTTCACAGACAAGGATGGCAATGTTCGTGTGGCGGCTACACGTGTGCTCAG ATTCATTGCACAGTCTGTGCCTGCAGAACGAGTGGCTCCATTTTTCCCCCTCCTCAGTGCCCACCTTACTTGTGCCATGACCCACATTGAGACAGGCATCCAGGAGGACGCCATGAAGGTCCTTGATGTGTTGCTGGAGCACTACCCTGCTCTGCTATCAGCGCGGCCTGCAGTACTCCTTACTAACTTCTTAGAGTTGATCTCTCATAGACAAAGCAGTGGAGGAGCCAAAAAGGCCCAGGATGCTAAGGGACGGACCTGGGCTCTGTCAGTCAACCCTAGCAGGGCTGTGACTAGTCAGCAGTGGCGGCTCTCTGTGCTCCTCAG GCTTGGGCGATTTCTGCAGGCAGTAGTTGAGGAAAGACCAGTGGAAAGTGATATTTTTATTCCAACAGAAGGAGTGTTTGGCTCCAGTGGAGATGGCAGGCTTACACCTCTGTATCTCAGCTGGGAAGAGCTCACGTACAGCAAGGTCGGGGTAAAGGTGTATGAGCATTCAGGGGCCAAACCAACTCCACAGTCCACTTTTAGACTCAA ACCGGATGTGGACCCTGGACCCGCAGTGGGTGAGAGTCTGGATTCAGCTGAAGCTGTTCAGAGCTTTGCAGCCACACTGGTGCCTCTTTTGCTAGAAGTGTGGGTAGAAGCAACTACCAGCGACTCTCCCTGGAACCCCACTGAGGGCGCTCACCTGCTCACCCCAGATGCCATGTCTGTAATGTTCCAGGTGTTGTCTATTCTGCAGCTGCTTAGAAAACTGGCACCACAGCAAGAACACCAGGAGGCACTG GATACATGGTTCTATAAAGAATATCTGGGAGATTTTAAGCAGCACTTCATAAAAAACTTTCCCTATGGTACTCGGGACACACCCAAACATAAAAAGAAGGTTGATCTGAAAAG GAGTAAGCAGACTGCTGCCGTCCCAGGGCTGACAGTGGAGCCTCTGGCCCTAAACATCACGCTTTGCCAGGTCATGGTGTCCCTCAGCCAAAGGCAAGGACTCAGTcgagagacagatggagactGGCTTACACCTCTGAGGACGTTTGTCCGAGACACTCTGGGCAGCGGAGTGAAACTGAGTTACAGGCAGCTTCACATGCTGCTGGGGACTGTGTGGAAGATGGTTCTCACACAGAGAAGCAAAA CAGTGACAGAGGAGCTGCTGGCAGCAGTGTATATCTACTATAAACAAAGGAACCTGAATCTACAGACACGATCCCTGCTGCTCTCTTTCTACAGCAAGCTCTACCTGCAAGAGCAAGGACATGCTCACATAGCGAG GAGTAAAGTGCTGTGTCGATGGTTGGCATCTCTTCCTGTGCAGTTGTCCCAGCTGGGCCATCGTAACCCTGCTCTCTCTGAGCAACTTATCCTGTCCATCCAGGCTGCTGCTTCTCGAAGACATAAAGACCTGCTCAACAGTCTAAACACACACGCCTGCAGGCTTTACg atcCGCAGGAAGGAGTTGTGGTGCTTTTACCAGCAGAGTCCCAGCAACGAATGGTGCAGCTGCTCTACTTTCTACCCGAGATGTCCCAGTCTCTTCTAGCcaatctgagctgctgctgcaccaCTGGACGATTCTCCGCCGGCCTCGCTGCCTCTCTGATTCGTATCGTACACCTTAG GTCATCCCTGAGTGGCTGGTCTGTTGGGAGCCAGGAAGCGGCTCTGCAGGACGTGGACTACATCAGCTTCTTGTTCTCCACCCTAACAGGATTCTCATCCGACAAGCTCGCCTCCATGCAGGAGGCAGACGATGAGAGCGTCCtgcctccctcccctctctcaccTCTCAGCATCTACCCCACCCCGCTGGAGCATTTCACACATCACTGGGATGTTGTTGAG GAAGTCTGCCACTGTCTGGAAACTCTGGGTTCAAAGTCTCAGTGCTTTGACATCTTACAAAATGGCATTTGCAAACACCTG ACCAAGCTGGGGGTGGTGCCTGACAGTATGGCGGCCGGGCTGCTCAGAGCTGTGTCCAGATTACTGGACCTGTCCGTCCTGCCCATTGAGCCCGTGCTACGCTTCTTGTCTCTGTGCTGCCTCAGCCTGCTGGCTCTGCTCATCACCCTGGAGCAGGAGATACCTGCCGAAACCAACCACAAAAG GGAGGCAATATGGGGTGCTTGTGTGTCAGCGTTGAGCAACATTCCTCGCCTGCTGCGAATGGTTTTGCAGTTAATGCGCGTTGGCGATCTGAGTGAGGAGGAGCTGCCACAGCTCGGACAGATCCTGTCAATGCTGCTGCAGCACACGCCGCTCCACAGCCAGCTGATGGCCAACACTGCTCTGCTGCAAGAGATCATACAACACATCACG AGATATTCCCGGGGTGCAACCAGGGAGCAGTGGTTGACAGACTTGCTCTATTGTTATAGCGTCACTGTGGCTCACGGCTCTTCCGCTCGCCGTGGAAACCTGAGCCTTCGAGACATGTACTGA
- the si:ch211-197h24.6 gene encoding uncharacterized protein si:ch211-197h24.6 isoform X1 — MEAHASANQPPPNNGPQFNQRRNVRRKQLQHSADIVFSKGTSIQTIPSLSKLLKGVTECVIGLQYVWEYRSPSKSVPPHYQCKLCAVSRLQHDMLAHVKGWKHSFKYLKKVYPNKVTNEEEEAIRDPAVRKKIKEVSAEVEKTEGRGQLKVILKEPCEVLAFKGLRSAAPKVLPTPGPGIGVKGPPFGLLGPKFSDQRFPGEFPPQDGPLSNYPVEDYGESGFGGYDYSTRQDFLDSGMDRRPFPDGMGNRPAMIGDGFGSGGGRDGYGRSGLHEDNQGRMYPKGYRGSQMGSRLMDKPLERPGLMGAAPESSNLPNTLLTYLDTFRIESESDAQLVLKVTQKLTDVLMDYRLRSVSTGSSLNSLSMSSTGFSSTTSRSLSSSDRYSSSLSGPSRYYK, encoded by the exons atggaggCTCATGCTTCAGCCAACCAGCCTCCACCTAACAATGGGCCGCAGTTTAATCAAAGGAGAAATGTCAGG AGAAAGCAGCTGCAGCATTCTGCTGATATAG TGTTTTCCAAAGGAACATCTATCCAGACCATTCCCTCTCTTAGCAAACTCTTGAAAGGGGTAACAGAGTGTGTCATTG GTCTTCAGTATGTGTGGGAGTACCGCAGCCCCAGTAAATCTGTCCCACCACACTACCAGTGCAAACTCTGTGCCGTCTCCCGCTTGCAGCATGATATGCTTGCCCACGTGAAAGGCTGGAAACACAGCTTCAAATACCTG AAAAAGGTCTACCCTAACAAGGTCACcaatgaagaggaagaagccATCAGAGACCCAGCTGTAAGGAAGAAAATTAAAGAAGTTTCAGCTGAGGTGGAGAAGACCGAGGGTAGGGGACAACTCAAG GTGATTCTGAAGGAGCCCTGTGAAGTACTTGCTTTCAAAGGACTCC GTTCTGCTGCTCCTAAAGTTTTGCCTACACCAGGACCAGGGATTGGAGTAAAGGGACCACCCTTT GGTCTCTTAGGTCCCAAGTTCTCTGACCAGAGGTTTCCAGGGGAGTTTCCTCCTCAGGATGGTCCTCTCTCTAACTATCCAGTGGAAGACTATGGGGAATCCGGCTTCGGAGGCTATGATTACTCGACTAGGCAAGATTTCCTTGACTCTGGAATGGATCGAAGACCTTTCCCAGACGGTATGGGTAATCGCCCTGCTATGATCGGAGATGGTTTTGGATCAGGTGGTGGAAGAGATGGCTATGGAAGGAGTGGATTACATGAGGACAACCAAGGCAGAATGTATCCTAAAGGGTACCGGGGTAGCCAAATGGGGAGTAGATTAATGGACAAGCCACTAGAGAGGCCAGGCTTGATGGGCGCAGCTCCCGAAAGTAGCAACCTTCCCAACACACTACTTACTTACCTG GATACTTTCCGGATAGAGAGCGAGAGTGACGCACAGCTGGTGCTGAAGGTTACACAAAAACTTACAGATGTGCTGATGGATTACAGACTGAGGAGTGTATCAACG GGTTCTAGCCTGAACAGCTTGTCAATGAGCTCCACAGGCTTCTCCTCTACAACGTCCAGATCGCTAAGCAGCAGTGACCGATACTCAAGTAGTCTGTCGG GTCCTTCCAGGTATTACAAA
- the si:ch211-197h24.6 gene encoding uncharacterized protein si:ch211-197h24.6 isoform X2 has protein sequence MEAHASANQPPPNNGPQFNQRRNVRRKQLQHSADIVFSKGTSIQTIPSLSKLLKGVTECVIGLQYVWEYRSPSKSVPPHYQCKLCAVSRLQHDMLAHVKGWKHSFKYLKKVYPNKVTNEEEEAIRDPAVRKKIKEVSAEVEKTEGRGQLKVILKEPCEVLAFKGLRSAAPKVLPTPGPGIGVKGPPFGPKFSDQRFPGEFPPQDGPLSNYPVEDYGESGFGGYDYSTRQDFLDSGMDRRPFPDGMGNRPAMIGDGFGSGGGRDGYGRSGLHEDNQGRMYPKGYRGSQMGSRLMDKPLERPGLMGAAPESSNLPNTLLTYLDTFRIESESDAQLVLKVTQKLTDVLMDYRLRSVSTGSSLNSLSMSSTGFSSTTSRSLSSSDRYSSSLSGPSRYYK, from the exons atggaggCTCATGCTTCAGCCAACCAGCCTCCACCTAACAATGGGCCGCAGTTTAATCAAAGGAGAAATGTCAGG AGAAAGCAGCTGCAGCATTCTGCTGATATAG TGTTTTCCAAAGGAACATCTATCCAGACCATTCCCTCTCTTAGCAAACTCTTGAAAGGGGTAACAGAGTGTGTCATTG GTCTTCAGTATGTGTGGGAGTACCGCAGCCCCAGTAAATCTGTCCCACCACACTACCAGTGCAAACTCTGTGCCGTCTCCCGCTTGCAGCATGATATGCTTGCCCACGTGAAAGGCTGGAAACACAGCTTCAAATACCTG AAAAAGGTCTACCCTAACAAGGTCACcaatgaagaggaagaagccATCAGAGACCCAGCTGTAAGGAAGAAAATTAAAGAAGTTTCAGCTGAGGTGGAGAAGACCGAGGGTAGGGGACAACTCAAG GTGATTCTGAAGGAGCCCTGTGAAGTACTTGCTTTCAAAGGACTCC GTTCTGCTGCTCCTAAAGTTTTGCCTACACCAGGACCAGGGATTGGAGTAAAGGGACCACCCTTTG GTCCCAAGTTCTCTGACCAGAGGTTTCCAGGGGAGTTTCCTCCTCAGGATGGTCCTCTCTCTAACTATCCAGTGGAAGACTATGGGGAATCCGGCTTCGGAGGCTATGATTACTCGACTAGGCAAGATTTCCTTGACTCTGGAATGGATCGAAGACCTTTCCCAGACGGTATGGGTAATCGCCCTGCTATGATCGGAGATGGTTTTGGATCAGGTGGTGGAAGAGATGGCTATGGAAGGAGTGGATTACATGAGGACAACCAAGGCAGAATGTATCCTAAAGGGTACCGGGGTAGCCAAATGGGGAGTAGATTAATGGACAAGCCACTAGAGAGGCCAGGCTTGATGGGCGCAGCTCCCGAAAGTAGCAACCTTCCCAACACACTACTTACTTACCTG GATACTTTCCGGATAGAGAGCGAGAGTGACGCACAGCTGGTGCTGAAGGTTACACAAAAACTTACAGATGTGCTGATGGATTACAGACTGAGGAGTGTATCAACG GGTTCTAGCCTGAACAGCTTGTCAATGAGCTCCACAGGCTTCTCCTCTACAACGTCCAGATCGCTAAGCAGCAGTGACCGATACTCAAGTAGTCTGTCGG GTCCTTCCAGGTATTACAAA